The proteins below come from a single Nitrospiraceae bacterium genomic window:
- the nhaB gene encoding sodium/proton antiporter NhaB encodes MKTTVPQALIQNFLNHTPTWYKLTILGFLILNPILLMSIGSFYTGWLLILEFIFTLALALKSYPLQPGGLLALEAVLLGMTTPATVYHEALNNFQVILLLIFMVAGIYFMKDLLLFLFTKILLGVRSKILLGLLFSIMGAFLSAFLDALTVTAVIIAVALGFYNIYHRVASGKSSQTSHDSTSDHEIGSLHRENLDNFRGFLRNLLMHGAVGTALGGVCTLVGEPQNLLIADKAGWEFMEFLLRMAPVTLPVLATGLFTCMIVEKMRWFDYGFQLPNPVRLILLEFETEQQKRRDSGDTAKLIIQAIAGIWLIVALAFHLAEVGIIGLTVIVFITAFNGIIEEHQLGEAFKEALPFTALLVVFFAIVAVIQDQNLFSGIIGYGLSLQGSHQIGMFYLANGVLSAISDNVFVATVYIQEVLRAFQAGTITRDQFDLLAVAINTGTNIPSVATPNGQAAFLFLLTSSLAPVIRLSYGKMVWMALPYTLTMASIGLFSVYFLLDPATAYLYETGLIQHHSVSSPGTPTEPLAH; translated from the coding sequence ATGAAGACAACAGTCCCTCAAGCGCTCATACAGAATTTCCTGAACCATACTCCAACCTGGTACAAGCTGACCATTCTGGGGTTCTTAATCCTCAATCCCATCTTGTTGATGAGCATCGGGTCGTTTTACACCGGCTGGCTCCTCATCCTGGAATTTATTTTTACGCTGGCCCTGGCTCTCAAAAGTTATCCGCTACAACCCGGTGGCTTACTCGCACTTGAAGCCGTCCTATTGGGAATGACGACACCCGCTACGGTCTATCATGAAGCGCTCAATAATTTCCAAGTGATCCTGTTATTGATTTTCATGGTGGCCGGGATCTACTTCATGAAAGATTTGCTTCTGTTTCTGTTTACGAAAATTTTATTGGGCGTCCGTTCAAAAATCTTGTTGGGTCTCTTGTTTTCCATCATGGGTGCCTTTCTGTCGGCATTTCTCGATGCGTTGACGGTCACGGCGGTCATCATTGCCGTCGCCTTGGGTTTTTATAACATTTACCACCGGGTGGCCTCTGGCAAATCGTCTCAAACCTCTCATGATTCGACAAGTGATCATGAGATCGGCTCGCTTCACCGCGAAAATTTGGACAACTTCCGAGGCTTCCTTCGAAATTTATTAATGCATGGAGCGGTGGGCACAGCATTGGGTGGAGTCTGTACTCTCGTGGGGGAACCCCAAAATTTATTGATCGCAGACAAGGCAGGCTGGGAATTTATGGAGTTCTTATTGCGTATGGCCCCTGTGACGCTTCCGGTCTTAGCCACGGGATTGTTCACCTGTATGATCGTTGAAAAAATGCGCTGGTTTGATTATGGCTTTCAACTCCCGAATCCCGTTCGCCTCATTTTGTTGGAATTCGAAACAGAGCAACAGAAACGGCGGGATTCAGGGGACACAGCCAAGCTTATTATTCAAGCGATTGCCGGCATTTGGCTGATTGTTGCCTTAGCCTTTCACCTGGCGGAGGTGGGCATCATCGGGCTCACGGTGATCGTATTTATTACCGCCTTTAACGGGATCATCGAAGAGCATCAATTGGGGGAGGCGTTTAAGGAAGCGCTTCCTTTCACGGCTCTCCTCGTCGTCTTTTTCGCTATTGTGGCGGTCATCCAGGATCAGAATCTGTTTTCCGGCATCATCGGGTATGGATTAAGTTTGCAAGGATCTCATCAAATCGGGATGTTTTATCTGGCCAATGGTGTTCTTTCGGCTATCAGCGACAATGTCTTTGTTGCGACGGTTTACATTCAGGAAGTGCTCCGTGCCTTCCAGGCGGGCACCATTACCCGCGACCAATTTGACCTTTTGGCCGTTGCCATTAATACCGGCACAAATATCCCCAGTGTGGCAACTCCCAACGGACAAGCCGCATTTTTATTTTTGTTAACCTCTTCACTGGCTCCGGTTATTCGCCTATCCTATGGGAAAATGGTATGGATGGCACTTCCCTATACGTTGACCATGGCAAGCATCGGCCTGTTTTCCGTGTATTTTTTGTTGGATCCGGCGACAGCATATTTATACGAGACCGGACTCATCCAACACCATAGCGTAAGTAGCCCGGGCACTCCCACAGAACCGCTGGCGCATTAA
- a CDS encoding OmpA family protein, whose product MKLGNTLLSAVACTIVVGCVSQQSHERALQEYEKNQESTIAELERLQQAVEAKQAEVLQLQETNIALEHTVDVQDQMKEEQLAAVQQEVEALYTQIRKLVNSEGTVSLSDPLFGGEPVDFHDLTAALTKVRSGLDGQISQMSHLREQNGHLEKELSALETRLKEVERLKHELELVKKAREAQEAQLEKVKYEVLTVGEEIDRITKALEDKFGNSLVVTQHQDRLVLTMLGQVLFESGEAELTPLGLKIMKQVGQVLATVPGKNIQVEGHTDNHRIYGQLQKQYPTNWELSTARATTVLRYLIEQTGMDPKQFSATGYADMRPVMTNETEEGRAQNRRVEIVLYPERVIQGNETVVTLSP is encoded by the coding sequence ATGAAACTGGGGAACACTTTACTTTCGGCAGTGGCATGTACGATTGTGGTCGGTTGTGTGAGTCAACAATCACATGAACGTGCTCTCCAAGAATACGAAAAAAACCAAGAGTCTACGATAGCGGAACTTGAACGTTTACAGCAGGCGGTCGAAGCGAAGCAAGCTGAAGTCCTGCAGCTTCAAGAAACAAACATTGCCCTTGAGCATACCGTTGACGTGCAAGATCAAATGAAGGAAGAACAATTAGCCGCGGTCCAACAAGAAGTTGAAGCGCTGTATACGCAAATCCGGAAACTGGTCAACTCGGAAGGAACCGTGTCGCTGTCCGATCCTCTTTTTGGAGGAGAGCCGGTGGATTTTCATGATTTGACAGCTGCACTCACAAAGGTCAGGTCCGGATTAGACGGGCAAATCAGCCAGATGTCCCACCTTCGTGAACAGAATGGTCATTTGGAAAAAGAGCTTTCGGCGCTGGAGACCAGGCTCAAAGAGGTGGAGCGTTTGAAGCATGAGTTGGAATTGGTCAAAAAAGCTCGGGAGGCTCAGGAAGCCCAACTGGAAAAGGTCAAATATGAAGTGCTCACGGTCGGAGAGGAGATTGATCGAATTACCAAGGCGCTTGAGGACAAGTTTGGCAACAGTCTCGTGGTGACCCAACACCAGGACCGGTTAGTCCTGACCATGCTGGGACAAGTCCTGTTTGAATCCGGTGAAGCAGAATTGACTCCTCTGGGTCTGAAGATCATGAAGCAGGTGGGCCAGGTGTTAGCGACCGTGCCGGGGAAAAATATTCAAGTGGAAGGCCACACGGACAACCACCGCATATATGGACAACTACAAAAACAGTATCCCACCAATTGGGAACTTTCAACCGCACGTGCCACGACAGTATTACGGTATCTGATTGAGCAAACCGGAATGGATCCAAAACAATTTTCAGCGACGGGTTATGCTGACATGCGGCCGGTGATGACAAATGAGACCGAGGAGGGAAGAGCCCAAAATCGTCGTGTGGAAATTGTCCTTTATCCGGAACGAGTCATTCAGGGCAATGAAACCGTTGTGACACTTTCCCCGTAA
- a CDS encoding NADH-quinone oxidoreductase subunit M codes for MNTIFTEHLLSIMIAMPFVGIAIIACIQDQEWIRRVALGCTLGDAVLSLVLLREFDFSIQGMQFVERMAWMPTFNIQYAVGVDGISLLLVILTTLLCPFCVLCSWKSITTRVRSFMAMILLVEGAMIVVFTALDLFLFFMLWEVTMIPMYFMIILWGGPQRIAAGIKFVLYSLSGSLILLLAILGLYVEGGRTFDMLALAENTYSPDAQFWIFLAFFLAFAIKLPMLPFHTWLPDAHSEAPTAGSVLLAGVLLKMGGYGFLRFCLPMFPEASVTFAPYILWLSVAAIVYGGYMALAQSDLKKLVAYSSISHMGFVTLGIFVFNNHGIQGAILQMVNHGITTGALFLAVGQLYDRTHSRSIQDYGGLQKSMPRFVALFCLFSVASFGLPGTCNFIGEFLVLVGTSFESYVMVLLSMGGIVLAAAYMLWMLQRVVLGQPKNSTIAQLPDLNMRELVTVIPLAVLILGIGLYPSPLMEMMDSSVTYLAQHMAQYQVGMIHEVALR; via the coding sequence ATGAACACAATCTTCACTGAACATCTTTTGAGTATCATGATTGCGATGCCGTTTGTGGGCATTGCGATCATCGCCTGTATTCAGGATCAGGAATGGATTCGGCGCGTGGCTCTGGGGTGTACGCTGGGTGACGCTGTTCTTAGTCTCGTGCTGCTGAGAGAATTTGATTTTTCTATTCAAGGCATGCAATTCGTGGAGCGGATGGCATGGATGCCGACCTTTAATATTCAATATGCTGTCGGAGTGGATGGGATTAGTCTACTCCTGGTTATACTCACAACTCTGCTCTGTCCCTTTTGCGTCCTGTGTTCCTGGAAGTCAATTACCACTCGTGTGCGCTCCTTTATGGCCATGATTCTGTTGGTCGAAGGGGCCATGATTGTAGTGTTTACCGCTCTGGACCTGTTTTTGTTTTTCATGTTGTGGGAAGTCACGATGATTCCTATGTATTTTATGATCATTTTGTGGGGTGGCCCCCAACGCATAGCGGCCGGCATCAAATTCGTTCTGTACAGTTTGTCAGGTAGCCTGATCTTACTCCTGGCGATCCTTGGGTTGTACGTGGAAGGGGGACGGACATTTGATATGTTAGCGTTGGCAGAGAACACCTATTCCCCCGACGCGCAGTTTTGGATATTTCTGGCGTTTTTCCTAGCCTTTGCCATTAAATTACCCATGCTGCCGTTTCACACATGGCTACCGGATGCCCATTCCGAAGCTCCCACCGCCGGAAGTGTCCTGCTGGCGGGGGTGCTCCTGAAAATGGGCGGATATGGATTTTTACGATTTTGTCTCCCCATGTTTCCTGAAGCCTCAGTCACCTTTGCCCCGTACATCTTGTGGCTATCTGTGGCAGCCATTGTGTATGGGGGGTATATGGCCCTGGCCCAGTCTGACCTGAAAAAGCTGGTGGCGTATTCGTCCATTTCGCATATGGGATTCGTGACATTGGGAATTTTCGTGTTTAATAACCATGGCATTCAAGGAGCCATCCTGCAGATGGTGAACCATGGAATAACCACAGGAGCCCTCTTTTTGGCTGTCGGTCAATTGTATGATCGGACCCATAGCCGGTCGATTCAGGATTACGGAGGGTTACAGAAATCGATGCCGCGGTTTGTGGCACTTTTTTGTCTGTTTTCAGTGGCATCCTTCGGACTGCCTGGCACGTGCAATTTTATTGGAGAATTTTTGGTCCTGGTCGGAACATCCTTTGAGAGCTATGTCATGGTATTGTTGTCCATGGGGGGCATTGTCCTCGCGGCGGCGTATATGCTCTGGATGCTTCAACGGGTAGTGTTGGGACAACCAAAAAACTCGACCATTGCACAACTACCGGATCTGAATATGCGAGAGCTGGTTACGGTGATTCCTCTTGCGGTTTTAATCTTGGGAATCGGCTTGTACCCGTCACCACTTATGGAGATGATGGATTCGAGCGTCACGTACCTGGCTCAGCATATGGCACAGTACCAGGTGGGGATGATCCACGAGGTGGCCCTTCGATGA
- a CDS encoding NADH-quinone oxidoreductase subunit L, with protein sequence MTFLILIPLLPLMAVLILVLGKPWLGEQGHKIGIPAMALSFAFSAIAFARVTSDGAFAIPLYRLFTSGDLVVDLGLYVDQLTVLLLLLVTGVSGVVHVYASRYMIGDPRYNRFFAVIGLFTFSMIMLVMSNNLLMLFVFWEIMGICSYLLISHWGERQSSAQAATKAFLVNSVADVGLGFGVILTYSTFGTLDIQTILREAPSIQENSINLFGWLGLDVPIHILTLITLFLFLGAMGKSAQVPFHVWLPFAMEAPTPVSALIHAATMVNAGPFLLVRMSPLMILSPEAMTVIALVGGVTALFATLVSLTQVDIKRMLAFSTIGQIGFMVMTCGVGAFVISIFHMLAHGCLKGFLFLSTGNALRSVGAHQHVSLSHAPHGSSMPSMVPLVFGALLLACLPPFLIFFGPYEQLWMIQPGSSAQWTFWILGFLTVFFSAMYIMRGVLGLFGQSHSISPGSGIGGEVIQPRFFSPIHLLGILVVMGMFGSLLLVLWSWFAEFLSPVVGHRMAQIPREASSESRLQLIFAFAVAVGGMAIGYFSLTKFSDSWFQQSEMSKRWYVHFLNKLYFDEIYEAYVVVPTLRVARWLWRVVDRNVFDALILGIANVSVLAAKWMWRVVDLRGIDGLVVGLGRNSVGIAGWLWRVVDLRGVDRVVVGIGQRSIGIANWLWKRIEIKVLDKNVVRAGNQAASTGNMMQELEPRTLQHHLLVMIFWLIVGIGLLFWFVV encoded by the coding sequence ATGACATTCCTTATCCTTATTCCCCTTCTTCCTCTGATGGCCGTTCTGATTCTCGTGCTGGGGAAACCCTGGCTTGGAGAGCAAGGCCATAAGATCGGCATTCCTGCGATGGCTCTCTCCTTCGCGTTTTCCGCCATCGCGTTTGCTCGAGTCACATCAGACGGGGCTTTTGCTATTCCACTCTACCGACTGTTCACATCGGGAGACCTGGTTGTAGATTTGGGTCTCTATGTCGACCAGCTTACGGTGTTGCTTCTGCTCTTGGTGACCGGTGTGAGCGGCGTGGTGCATGTATATGCGTCACGGTATATGATCGGCGATCCCCGGTATAACCGTTTCTTTGCGGTTATCGGGCTGTTTACGTTTTCGATGATCATGCTGGTTATGAGCAATAATCTGCTCATGCTGTTTGTGTTCTGGGAGATCATGGGGATCTGTTCTTATTTGTTAATTTCTCATTGGGGGGAGCGGCAATCATCTGCTCAGGCTGCGACTAAGGCCTTTCTCGTGAATTCGGTCGCGGATGTGGGCTTAGGTTTTGGGGTCATTCTGACCTATTCTACTTTTGGAACACTGGACATTCAGACGATTTTAAGGGAGGCCCCATCCATACAGGAAAACAGCATCAACCTGTTCGGCTGGCTCGGGCTGGACGTACCCATTCATATCCTTACGCTCATTACGCTTTTTCTTTTCCTGGGAGCCATGGGGAAGTCCGCACAAGTGCCGTTCCATGTCTGGCTTCCCTTTGCCATGGAAGCGCCCACACCTGTTTCTGCGTTGATTCATGCCGCGACCATGGTGAATGCCGGACCCTTCTTGCTGGTTCGCATGAGTCCTCTCATGATTCTTTCGCCCGAAGCCATGACGGTCATTGCATTGGTCGGAGGTGTGACCGCACTTTTTGCAACCCTTGTCTCCCTGACTCAGGTGGATATTAAACGCATGCTGGCGTTTTCCACCATTGGTCAAATTGGCTTCATGGTCATGACCTGTGGAGTCGGAGCCTTTGTGATCTCTATTTTTCATATGCTGGCCCATGGATGTTTGAAAGGATTTTTATTTTTGTCGACTGGAAATGCCCTTCGTTCCGTTGGGGCCCATCAACATGTGTCTTTGTCGCATGCTCCTCATGGGTCATCAATGCCTTCTATGGTGCCCTTAGTGTTCGGGGCTTTACTGTTGGCCTGTCTTCCCCCGTTCCTCATTTTTTTCGGGCCGTATGAGCAATTGTGGATGATTCAACCGGGATCCTCCGCCCAATGGACATTTTGGATTTTGGGATTTCTGACCGTATTTTTCTCTGCCATGTATATCATGCGGGGTGTCCTGGGCTTGTTTGGTCAATCGCATTCGATAAGTCCTGGAAGTGGAATAGGGGGGGAGGTCATCCAGCCTCGATTCTTTTCCCCTATCCACCTTCTGGGCATTTTGGTTGTCATGGGAATGTTTGGAAGCCTGTTGCTGGTCTTGTGGAGTTGGTTTGCGGAATTTCTGTCCCCTGTCGTGGGACATCGGATGGCTCAGATCCCAAGGGAAGCTTCAAGTGAGTCACGCTTGCAACTGATTTTTGCTTTTGCTGTGGCTGTAGGCGGTATGGCGATTGGGTACTTTTCCTTGACAAAATTTTCGGATTCCTGGTTTCAACAATCGGAAATGAGTAAACGATGGTATGTCCACTTTCTGAATAAATTGTATTTTGACGAAATATATGAGGCGTATGTTGTGGTGCCCACTCTCCGGGTGGCCCGATGGCTCTGGCGGGTTGTCGATCGCAATGTGTTTGATGCCCTGATCCTGGGAATCGCCAATGTGTCGGTGTTGGCGGCGAAGTGGATGTGGCGGGTGGTTGACCTTCGGGGGATTGACGGGCTGGTCGTAGGTTTGGGGCGGAATAGCGTAGGAATAGCCGGTTGGCTCTGGCGGGTGGTGGACCTTCGCGGTGTCGATCGGGTCGTCGTGGGTATCGGCCAACGCAGCATTGGTATCGCCAACTGGCTATGGAAAAGAATCGAGATCAAGGTTCTCGACAAGAATGTGGTTCGTGCCGGGAATCAAGCCGCGAGCACAGGGAATATGATGCAGGAACTAGAACCCCGCACGTTACAGCATCACTTACTGGTCATGATTTTCTGGCTGATTGTGGGGATCGGGTTGTTGTTTTGGTTTGTCGTGTGA
- a CDS encoding hydrogenase 4 subunit B — protein sequence MTRHLPAILFLLPLGLAICLPLIGIKHREWCRPLSIGLQAAMVPVSFANLVGVLQNGTIQYDFGGWAAPVGIEWVADGLASVMTVALSLVGLVCITFLSSVLFPYLGSRIVPFYTLVLLLIASLTGMVFAGDLFNLFVFLEVSALCAYALVGLAGGKALVAGFRYLILGTFGASLYLLGVGYLYAETGTLNMADLAQRVPSLVASKAFAVGVLFMFIGLGIKMALVPLHGWLPDAYTYAPDRVSPMLASLVTKVALYGWIRIMFWVLGAQAVVYQIRLLVLVGILGALAALVGAFLALSQVEIKRMFAYGGLSHIGLILVGISLGNQTGFVGGVFYLLNDAVMQAGLFFWAGAIIHLYGVRTVEDLGRLQGGAGWMSVALVVIALSMIGIPPTGGFFGKWYIILGAVEAQNYLAIVAVLIATLLTLAYFVKLFERVFRDRSAQQPPLMREIPLAVKIGLGATSVAVIVLGLMSDHIVSFLIKNAVPPGL from the coding sequence ATGACGCGACACCTTCCCGCAATTCTTTTCCTCTTACCTCTCGGTTTGGCGATTTGTTTACCATTAATCGGGATCAAGCATCGGGAGTGGTGCCGGCCATTATCAATTGGTTTGCAGGCTGCGATGGTCCCGGTTTCCTTTGCTAATCTTGTAGGAGTTCTTCAAAACGGGACCATTCAGTATGACTTTGGGGGATGGGCTGCTCCGGTCGGAATTGAGTGGGTGGCGGACGGCTTGGCCAGCGTCATGACCGTGGCGTTGAGTCTCGTTGGATTGGTGTGTATCACCTTCCTCAGTTCAGTTTTGTTTCCTTACCTTGGTAGCCGGATTGTCCCGTTTTATACCCTGGTCTTATTATTGATAGCCAGTCTGACCGGCATGGTGTTTGCCGGGGATTTGTTCAATCTTTTCGTTTTCTTAGAAGTATCTGCCCTGTGTGCCTATGCCTTGGTCGGGTTGGCGGGTGGGAAGGCGCTTGTCGCCGGATTCCGCTACTTAATCTTAGGCACCTTCGGAGCCTCCTTATATCTCCTGGGAGTGGGATATTTGTATGCCGAGACGGGTACGCTCAACATGGCGGATCTGGCTCAGCGGGTGCCCTCTTTGGTGGCCTCCAAGGCCTTTGCGGTTGGTGTGTTATTCATGTTCATTGGGCTGGGCATCAAGATGGCCTTGGTACCGCTCCACGGGTGGTTGCCGGATGCGTATACCTATGCGCCAGATAGAGTGTCACCGATGCTGGCCTCTTTAGTGACGAAGGTCGCGCTGTATGGATGGATTCGTATTATGTTTTGGGTCCTAGGAGCGCAGGCGGTAGTCTACCAGATCCGCCTTTTGGTGTTAGTGGGGATTCTTGGGGCTCTTGCAGCACTGGTTGGCGCATTCCTGGCTCTGTCCCAAGTAGAAATCAAACGCATGTTTGCATATGGAGGACTTTCGCATATCGGATTGATTCTGGTGGGGATTAGTCTCGGAAATCAAACCGGTTTTGTCGGAGGCGTGTTTTACCTCTTGAATGATGCCGTGATGCAAGCGGGATTGTTTTTTTGGGCGGGGGCGATTATTCATCTGTATGGGGTTCGCACTGTTGAGGATCTTGGGCGTCTGCAGGGAGGAGCGGGGTGGATGTCGGTGGCTCTGGTCGTCATAGCCCTGTCGATGATCGGGATTCCTCCAACCGGGGGATTTTTTGGAAAATGGTATATCATTCTTGGCGCGGTGGAAGCGCAAAATTACCTTGCCATTGTCGCGGTGCTGATTGCGACTCTGTTAACTCTGGCCTACTTCGTGAAATTATTTGAACGGGTATTTCGGGACCGGTCAGCCCAGCAACCTCCTCTTATGCGGGAAATTCCATTGGCGGTGAAAATTGGTCTGGGCGCCACGTCAGTGGCGGTCATTGTGTTGGGACTCATGAGCGATCACATTGTCAGCTTTCTCATCAAGAACGCGGTTCCACCAGGGCTTTAG
- a CDS encoding cation:proton antiporter subunit C, giving the protein MFEMIGGWLQRPNYIAFVLLFLWGIYIMVTRYNLVKKLIGMYLMQTSVIFFLVTTSAKQGATVPILLSTTEIIQPEVYANPLPHVLTLTAIVVGVATLGVSLALADAIYKKYGSLDEEEILKRLE; this is encoded by the coding sequence ATGTTTGAGATGATCGGGGGGTGGCTGCAGCGCCCCAACTATATTGCCTTTGTCCTGCTGTTTCTGTGGGGCATCTATATTATGGTGACCAGGTACAATCTGGTGAAAAAACTTATCGGGATGTATCTCATGCAAACGAGTGTGATCTTTTTCCTCGTCACCACAAGTGCCAAGCAAGGCGCCACGGTGCCCATTTTGCTCTCCACAACCGAGATCATTCAACCGGAAGTCTATGCGAATCCTCTCCCTCATGTGCTGACATTGACGGCGATTGTGGTGGGTGTTGCCACCCTGGGAGTATCGTTGGCGCTGGCCGATGCCATTTATAAAAAATACGGCAGCCTGGACGAAGAAGAAATTCTCAAAAGGCTGGAATGA
- a CDS encoding cation:proton antiporter → MKQIHDSIIVQAMSRLLIPLAQLFALYVLFFGQYGPGGGFVAGVIWTTSMILTFLVFGLKSPQGRLVEKVLHGDGIGLIIFVGVGGLCLIGGGEFLNYANLEIPGLDAPARRYTGILLAQIGVAVDVAVTGISIVLSLAYHDTEQEYDV, encoded by the coding sequence ATGAAACAGATCCACGATAGCATCATTGTTCAGGCCATGAGTCGCTTGCTCATTCCTCTGGCCCAGTTGTTTGCGTTGTACGTCTTGTTCTTCGGCCAGTACGGTCCCGGTGGAGGATTTGTGGCCGGCGTTATTTGGACAACCAGTATGATCCTGACTTTTTTGGTATTCGGGCTGAAGTCACCACAGGGACGTTTGGTGGAAAAAGTCCTGCATGGCGATGGGATCGGATTGATTATTTTTGTGGGAGTCGGTGGCTTATGCCTCATTGGAGGTGGGGAATTTCTGAACTATGCCAATTTGGAGATTCCGGGTTTGGATGCTCCTGCCCGTCGGTATACGGGGATTTTGCTGGCCCAGATCGGCGTGGCCGTGGATGTTGCGGTGACCGGGATTTCTATCGTTCTCAGTTTGGCCTATCACGATACCGAGCAGGAATATGATGTTTGA
- a CDS encoding DUF4040 domain-containing protein, whose protein sequence is MMYSVNIALLLLLVLTAASATFLVKELMSSVFILGSYSFFLSLVWAWLGAVDVAFVEAVIGAGLGTVLFLVTLFDTAPKDSRLRRPPPPLAGVLGLPLLGLLLLLAANDLPPFGDPTSQPNVHISPVYLQNSYADTLTPNVVTSVLMDYRAFDTLIETVVIFTAGIACALLLREPGS, encoded by the coding sequence ATGATGTATTCGGTGAATATTGCCTTGCTGTTACTTCTGGTCCTGACGGCAGCCAGTGCCACATTTTTGGTGAAAGAATTGATGAGTTCAGTGTTTATCCTCGGGTCGTATAGTTTCTTTCTTTCCCTGGTTTGGGCTTGGTTGGGCGCGGTGGATGTGGCCTTTGTAGAAGCCGTCATTGGCGCCGGGTTGGGTACCGTGTTGTTCCTGGTCACGTTGTTTGATACCGCTCCCAAGGATAGCCGCCTTCGTCGCCCCCCTCCTCCTCTAGCGGGAGTTCTCGGACTGCCCTTGCTGGGCCTGCTGTTGTTATTGGCGGCGAATGATCTTCCTCCGTTTGGCGACCCAACTTCTCAGCCCAACGTGCACATTTCTCCAGTGTACCTACAGAATAGCTATGCGGACACGCTTACGCCGAATGTGGTCACCTCGGTGCTGATGGACTATCGGGCATTTGATACGTTGATAGAAACCGTGGTGATATTTACGGCTGGGATTGCCTGTGCCTTGTTATTACGGGAGCCAGGTTCATGA
- a CDS encoding monovalent cation/H(+) antiporter subunit G, whose protein sequence is MVVIAIGLILVGVFFLVVAAIGTLRLPDVFSRSHAVSLTDSLGAICVLSGLALYQGFGINMLKILVVLVLLILLNPVIAHATIRAAYRSGLKPQTEEDQ, encoded by the coding sequence ATGGTTGTTATAGCCATCGGGTTAATTCTGGTGGGAGTCTTTTTCCTGGTGGTGGCTGCAATTGGCACACTACGCCTCCCTGATGTGTTTTCGCGATCCCATGCGGTCTCCCTGACCGATTCCCTAGGCGCGATTTGTGTTCTCTCGGGCCTTGCGTTGTACCAGGGTTTCGGGATCAATATGCTGAAGATTCTGGTCGTCCTGGTTTTGCTCATCCTGTTAAATCCGGTCATTGCTCATGCCACGATTCGAGCGGCCTATCGGTCTGGCCTCAAACCTCAGACGGAGGAAGACCAATGA
- a CDS encoding pH regulation protein F produces the protein MIEFFLFLLITLSFLILVYLYRVIQGPTVFDRVLGLAGISTKAIILGVVMGTVYDRVEMFVDISTGYALLNLVGAFAIAKFLEQRGAP, from the coding sequence ATGATTGAATTTTTTCTGTTTTTGCTAATTACGTTGTCATTTCTGATCCTCGTGTATTTATACCGGGTGATCCAGGGTCCCACGGTGTTTGATCGGGTACTTGGATTGGCGGGAATATCGACCAAAGCCATCATTCTGGGCGTCGTCATGGGAACAGTCTATGACCGTGTGGAGATGTTTGTGGACATCTCCACGGGGTATGCGCTTCTGAATCTGGTGGGAGCGTTTGCCATTGCCAAATTTCTTGAGCAACGAGGGGCACCCTAA
- a CDS encoding Na+/H+ antiporter subunit E, which yields MESSFPKQFIANTLALFCGWLVLSGKYDNLHLVLGFTASCGVAWLNTGFPHSPFQQFPWGRMLLYSPWLFLRIVESSLHLTKLILNPSLPIKPRLITYRSQLKHRGAIVVLGNSVTLTPGTITVEINGNTFLVHAIDEAAGNDLTTGRMERKLAWVFQEDTNV from the coding sequence ATGGAATCTTCTTTCCCCAAACAGTTTATTGCGAACACCTTGGCCTTATTTTGCGGCTGGCTTGTGTTATCAGGGAAGTACGACAATTTGCACCTCGTGCTCGGATTCACGGCCTCTTGTGGAGTCGCATGGTTAAACACCGGATTCCCTCATTCTCCCTTTCAGCAATTCCCATGGGGCCGTATGCTGTTGTACAGCCCCTGGCTCTTTTTACGGATTGTGGAGAGTAGTCTGCATTTGACGAAACTCATTCTAAATCCTTCGTTACCTATTAAGCCCAGACTTATCACCTATCGGTCTCAATTAAAACATCGGGGCGCGATCGTTGTGCTCGGGAATTCTGTGACCCTAACGCCGGGCACTATTACCGTTGAAATTAACGGCAATACTTTCCTCGTGCATGCCATAGATGAGGCAGCAGGGAATGATCTCACCACCGGCCGGATGGAGCGCAAACTTGCCTGGGTCTTTCAGGAAGATACGAATGTGTGA